GGTCTACACCGAGCTTGTGCCCGCTCCCAACTGGACAGCCTGTCAGATCACTGTGGCAGGAGAACCGTTCTCGCTGACGCGAGGAGAGATCCTGGTTCATGAACGAACCCTCAATCTAAGGGACGGGATCCTGCACAGGCGAGTACGCTGGCGCAGTCCGAACGGGCACACAATCGAGCTTGTAAGTGAGCGATGGGCCTCCATGGACAATCCCCACCTCTCCGCCCTTCGCCTCCTCATCACTGCTTTGGATTTCGAAGGGGAGATAGGACTACAAGCCGAAATCAACGGGGTAGCAGAATCTCCGGGGATCATCCCGCCCACAGAGGTAGGACATTGCCACTGGACCTGGATAGAGGAGGGCCACCCCCATCCCCAACAGGCCTTTCTACACCTACAAACGAAGGGAAGCAAGACCGAAATCGGAGCCACAGCCCACGTAACTCTAGAATGGCCTCAGGAGGCTAAATACACTCCCTGTCCTTGCCTCCGCCAACCTGCGGTCACCACTCGTTTCACCCTGCAGAGAGGAGAGACCGCGGTGATCACCAAGCTCGTGAGCTTGTATACCTCCCACGACGTTCTTAACCCTGTTCAAGAGGCACTCAAGGAGATTAACGAAGCAGCGAAGGTTGAATACTCCTCCCTCCTTTCCACCCATCAGAAGAGGTGGGAGAAGCTCTGGGAGGACTGTGACGTGAAGATCGAAGGTGATGAGAAAGCTCAGCATGCGGTGCGTACGAACATTTATCACCTTCTTATTGCCGCACCCTATCACACTGAGTGGACAAGCATTCCCGCTAAGGCACTCACGGGCTTTGGGTACCGTGGACACATCTTCTGGGATACAGACGTGTTTATGCTCCCCTTCTTCGCGTTTACCCAACCGGAGGTGGCCCGTAACATCCTTCTTTATCGCTACCATACACTCCCCGGAGCGCGGGAAAAAGCCCAGCAGGCCGGCTATGCTGGTGCCATGTACCCCTGGGAGTCAGCGGAAAAAGGGCGAGAGGTAACACCTCGATGGGCTCTATCCGCGGATGGAACCCCAACCCGTATCCTGTGTGGGGACCTGGAACATCACATCACCGCGGATGTGGCCTACGGGCTCTGGAGTTACTGGCGAGCAACCGGGGATGAAGTATTCATGCGCGACTACGGAATTGAAATCCTCCTTGAGACGGCCGCATTTTGGGCAAGCCGTGCGGAGTACAACCCTTCTGAAAACCGCTACGAGATTCGAGATGTCATGGGCCCTGACGAATACCACGCGCGCGTGGACAATAACGCCTTTACCAACCGGATGGCTGTCTGGAACATCGAAACCGCTTTAACCGGACTCGATTGGCTGAAAAAGCGGTTTCCAGAAAAAGCTGCGGAGCTCACCAAACGTTTGGGACTAACCGAAGAGAAGATCGATCATTTCAAAGAGGTGGCCGTACGCATGTACGTTCCGCATGATTCAGCATCCGGCCTCATCGAGCAGTTTCCCGGCTTCTTCAAACTCAGGGATCCAGACCTAACTGCCATGCGCACGTCGAGGAAATCAGCACAGGCTCTACTTGGTGAGAAAGAAGTTCAACGCACGCAAATCATAAAACAGCCGGATGTCCTCATGCTTCTCTACCTCCTAAGAGATTCCTATAATGAGAGGATACTGCGCGCGAACTGGGATTATTATGAGCCGCGCACGGATCACGACTTCGGCTCATCCCTCGGGGGAGCGATCCATGCCGCCTTAGGGTGCGAGGTGGGAGAGACGGAACGAGCGTACCAGCACTTCATGCGTGCAGCGTTAGTAGACCTCGAGGATCTGCGGGGAAACACAGGAGACGGGATCCACGCCGCCTCGGCCGGTGGATTGTGGCAGGCACTAGTGTTCGGTTTTGCCGGCTTACGGCTCACCCCCGAGGGACCCATCGCCTACCCGCGGCTCCCGCGTCACTGGAAAAGGCTGCGGTTTTCACTGCGCTACCACGGACGACGGTTCATCTTTGACCTTACCCCGCAGACACAGGGGCCGGTAGTGCCCACGCCCATATAGGCCCCTTGTCCTTTACAAAAACGTAGAAGGAGAAAGCAAAGGGAGTATGATCAATAGTGCGAATATTGGATTAGGCTTTATCCGCTGGGAGCATACTACCTGGCGTTTTTCAGGCCATCATGTTGCACCTCGGGAACAATGGACGATAATTGGGAAGCTTGTGGCTTGGGTCGATCCTTGCTCCGAATGTGCCACTTTCACTGATTGCTGAAGGATCAAACTTTTAGAGGGAGGATTAATGCGAATTGAGGACTACGTAGAGATTACCGGTGCAGAGGCGATCGCCGCAATTTATGCCAAGGCACGGCCCCTCTACCGCCAACGCGTGCTGCACGTAAACGCCACCTATCATGGGGGAGGAGTCGCCGGAATGCTCCAGACGATCGTTCCGTTGATGAACGAGGTCGGACTCGATGCCGACTGGAGCCTCCTCTACGGGGAGCCGGCGCTCTTCGAGACGACAAAGAAACTGCACAACGGACTCCAGGGGGAGAAGGTCACCCTCGGCGAGGAGGCCCTCGCCCCTTATCTCCGGATAAACAAGGAGTTTGCCCGTTACACCCCGATCTTCCATGACATCGTCATTGTCCATGACCCCCAACCACTGCCGATGATCCGCTACCGCGACAAGGAAGGGCCGTGGGTGTGGCGCTGCCACATCGATATCTCCACCCCGAACGAGGAAGTGTGGAACCTGCTCAAACCGTATGTTCTCCGTTATGACGCGGTGGTCGTTTCATCCGAGTCGTTCAAGAAAGCCGATCTCCCGGTTAAGACCTATGTCATCCCCCCGGCGATCGATCCATTCTCCCCGATCAATCGTCCCCTGAGTCCGGCTGAGGTGGAGGCTAAACTCGCCGAATATGGAATCCCGCAAGACAAACCGCTCATCGTCCAAGTCTCCCGATTCGACAAGTGGAAGGACCCGTTGGGGGTGCTCGAGGTCTTCGCCCGCGTGAAGAAGGAGACGGACGCGCGGTTGGTGATGCTGGGGAACATGGCGAGCGACGACCCGGAGGGGCCAAGGATCTACCGCGAAGTGACGCAGAAGGCAAACGGGATAGCCGACGTCCATCTTATCACCAAGACCGATCCATTGCTGGTAAACGCACTGCAGCGGGCGGCGGCGGTGGTCCTTCAGCTGTCGCTCAAGGAGGGGTTTGGGCTCACTGTTTCCGAGGCGCTGTGGAAGGGGACCCCGGTCATCGCAAGCCGGGTCGGTGGAATCCCTCTTCAGATCGAAGACGGCAAAATGGGATTCCTAGTCGCCCCGACCGACTACCGCGCCGCCACCGACCGCATCCTGCAGATCTTGAGCAATCCCGATCTTGCGGTGAAACTCGGGGAAGCAGGACGTGAGCACGTGCGCGCCAAGTTCCTCATGCCGCGGCTTCTCACCGACTGGCTCGATCTCATCGGGCAGGTTATCCTTTCTTGACACATACAATCAAGCGCTTGGAATAAGGAGGGATAGTGCCTGAACTTAGACGTGGACCGATAACTGATCGTTGGGTGATCATCGCTCCGGAGCGGGCGAAGCGTCCATCCGACTATCATACTGAGGGGAACGATAAATCAGAACGCTCTCCGCACAACTGCCCGTTCTGTCCGGGGAACGAGGAGATGACTCCCCCGGAGATTCACCGCATAACAGGAGAAGACGGAAGCTGGCGGGTGCGGGTGGTGCCGAACAAGTTTCCTGCGATGCAGGACTACCCGGAACTCGGACGGACAGCCGTGAATGGGATCTACGATCGCATGAACGGGATCGGAACCCACGAGGTGGTGATCGAGACCCCTTCCCATGATCAGGAGATCCCCGACCTCCCGGTAGAACAGGTCAAGCTGATCGTCGATGCCTACGTCCTGCGGTTGCAGGAGCTCATGAAAAACGATTGGTATCGCTACGTTCTTCTGTTCAAGAACCACGGCAAACGGGCCGGTGCCTCGCTCTCCCATCCCCACTCCCAGATCATCGCCACCCCGGTCATCCCGCGTCAGGTACGCGACCGCCTCCAGACGGCGCGGGAATACTACGAGCGGAAGGAACGCTGTCTGTTCTGCGATGTGATGCTCATGGAGCTTAAGTCCGGGGAGCGGATCATCGAGGCGACGGACGAGTTCGTCGTCTTCACCCCATACGACTCGCGGTTTCCGTTCGAGCTGGTGATCTACCCGCGCAAACACGCGCACGAGTTCACCCAGATCTGCGAGGAGCAGCGGTGGGCGCTGGCCCGCATCCTCAAGCGGACCCTATTCCGGTTGAACCGTCTCTTGGGGGATCCTCCGTACAACCTGGTCCTGCACAACTCTCCCAACCCGATCCCGCGGCCGGGGAAGCCGGGGTACTGGGCGACGCTGCAGTACGATTACCACTGGCGGATTGCGATCATCCCCCGTCTCACCACGGTGGCCGGGTTCGAGTGGGGTACGGGACTGTACATCAACCCGATGCCGCCGGAGGACGCGGCCCGCTATCTGCGGGAGGTGGAGGTCCCGGAGGATTGAACGCCCGCTCCAACCGGCGCAGCGCTCGCAATTCCTCCGCCCGCCCCAGCTTAGCTTTCCGGATCGCACGGGCCATGATCCCGATCGACCGGTCGTACGTCTCCCGATCGACCGGATAAGGAGTTCCATCCTTCCCGCCGTGGGCGAAGCTGTACCGCGCCGGATCGGTGAAGCTCGGAGCAGCTCCGTAGACAAGCTCGGCGATCAGGGAGAGAGCGCGAATCGTCTTCGCCCCCACCCCCGGGGTGGTGAGGAGCTCCTCGAATCCATGCGGTTGGGCGGTGTAGGTCTTCAGGAAGATGCGGGAAAGACGTTTCGGATCGATATCAGAGAGCATCACCGCGTGCCGGCGGGGAAGCTCGATCCGCTTCAGCCTATCGAGTTCTTCCACGAGCCTGATCGGCCTCTCCCGCGCGATCTCCACACTCGCCTCCCGCGCACTCGCGCTCTCCCGTGCCACGAGGTTCAAGCTTGGGGCGCGGGCGTCGCAGCAGATCGCGGTGTGCGGCTCGCACACGAAATCGGACACACGTGCCGATAACCAGTGGTAGCGGCGGGCCATGCGCGTCACTTCG
Above is a genomic segment from Candidatus Bipolaricaulota bacterium containing:
- a CDS encoding glycoside hydrolase family 65 protein yields the protein VYTELVPAPNWTACQITVAGEPFSLTRGEILVHERTLNLRDGILHRRVRWRSPNGHTIELVSERWASMDNPHLSALRLLITALDFEGEIGLQAEINGVAESPGIIPPTEVGHCHWTWIEEGHPHPQQAFLHLQTKGSKTEIGATAHVTLEWPQEAKYTPCPCLRQPAVTTRFTLQRGETAVITKLVSLYTSHDVLNPVQEALKEINEAAKVEYSSLLSTHQKRWEKLWEDCDVKIEGDEKAQHAVRTNIYHLLIAAPYHTEWTSIPAKALTGFGYRGHIFWDTDVFMLPFFAFTQPEVARNILLYRYHTLPGAREKAQQAGYAGAMYPWESAEKGREVTPRWALSADGTPTRILCGDLEHHITADVAYGLWSYWRATGDEVFMRDYGIEILLETAAFWASRAEYNPSENRYEIRDVMGPDEYHARVDNNAFTNRMAVWNIETALTGLDWLKKRFPEKAAELTKRLGLTEEKIDHFKEVAVRMYVPHDSASGLIEQFPGFFKLRDPDLTAMRTSRKSAQALLGEKEVQRTQIIKQPDVLMLLYLLRDSYNERILRANWDYYEPRTDHDFGSSLGGAIHAALGCEVGETERAYQHFMRAALVDLEDLRGNTGDGIHAASAGGLWQALVFGFAGLRLTPEGPIAYPRLPRHWKRLRFSLRYHGRRFIFDLTPQTQGPVVPTPI
- a CDS encoding glycosyltransferase, translated to MRIEDYVEITGAEAIAAIYAKARPLYRQRVLHVNATYHGGGVAGMLQTIVPLMNEVGLDADWSLLYGEPALFETTKKLHNGLQGEKVTLGEEALAPYLRINKEFARYTPIFHDIVIVHDPQPLPMIRYRDKEGPWVWRCHIDISTPNEEVWNLLKPYVLRYDAVVVSSESFKKADLPVKTYVIPPAIDPFSPINRPLSPAEVEAKLAEYGIPQDKPLIVQVSRFDKWKDPLGVLEVFARVKKETDARLVMLGNMASDDPEGPRIYREVTQKANGIADVHLITKTDPLLVNALQRAAAVVLQLSLKEGFGLTVSEALWKGTPVIASRVGGIPLQIEDGKMGFLVAPTDYRAATDRILQILSNPDLAVKLGEAGREHVRAKFLMPRLLTDWLDLIGQVILS
- the galT gene encoding galactose-1-phosphate uridylyltransferase codes for the protein MPELRRGPITDRWVIIAPERAKRPSDYHTEGNDKSERSPHNCPFCPGNEEMTPPEIHRITGEDGSWRVRVVPNKFPAMQDYPELGRTAVNGIYDRMNGIGTHEVVIETPSHDQEIPDLPVEQVKLIVDAYVLRLQELMKNDWYRYVLLFKNHGKRAGASLSHPHSQIIATPVIPRQVRDRLQTAREYYERKERCLFCDVMLMELKSGERIIEATDEFVVFTPYDSRFPFELVIYPRKHAHEFTQICEEQRWALARILKRTLFRLNRLLGDPPYNLVLHNSPNPIPRPGKPGYWATLQYDYHWRIAIIPRLTTVAGFEWGTGLYINPMPPEDAARYLREVEVPED
- a CDS encoding DUF763 domain-containing protein codes for the protein MKTGTADLPLHYGRAPRWLFSRMRALAGKIAEAIVLEHGTKGLLVRLSDPYWFQALGCVLGFDWHSSGLTTTTCGAIKEGIKGEEESLGLFVAGGKGATSRKTPTEIEEWGERTGIDADRLIYASRAAAKVDSAAIQDGYGIYHHAFFFDRDGNWAVVQQGMNEVTRMARRYHWLSARVSDFVCEPHTAICCDARAPSLNLVARESASAREASVEIARERPIRLVEELDRLKRIELPRRHAVMLSDIDPKRLSRIFLKTYTAQPHGFEELLTTPGVGAKTIRALSLIAELVYGAAPSFTDPARYSFAHGGKDGTPYPVDRETYDRSIGIMARAIRKAKLGRAEELRALRRLERAFNPPGPPPPADSGPRPPAASG